The following coding sequences lie in one Arachis hypogaea cultivar Tifrunner chromosome 4, arahy.Tifrunner.gnm2.J5K5, whole genome shotgun sequence genomic window:
- the LOC112795005 gene encoding protein trichome birefringence-like 10 has translation MIFKNLVNCSYGDLLVDIIVFPFQEQNLVAHPAPPASTVFACCFTNSFSSILPAAILSCAIRGCYFQQGMEVKMEMKVEDAYRKSMETVLNWIQDTVNLNKSQVFFRTYTPVHFRSGDWRSGGSCHLETLPELNMSLVPNDNWSQFKIGNSLLSSHKNSTELVKLKILNITEMTAQRKDGHSSIYYLGPNGGTAALHRQDCSH, from the exons atgatttttaaaaacttaGTAAACTGTTCCTATGGAGACCTGCTAGTGGACATAATTGTGTTTCCTTTTCAGGAGCAAAATTTGGTGGCTCACCCAGCACCACCAGCGTCTACTGTGTTTGCCTGCTGTTTCACAAATTCCTTTTCTTCGATTCTGCCTGCTGCTATTCTGTCCTGTGCTATCCG GGGCTGTTATTTCCAACAAGGTATGGAAGTTAAGATGGAAATGAAGGTGGAAGATGCATATAGGAAGTCAATGGAGACAGTGTTGAATTGGATACAAGATACTGTAAATCTTAACAAGAGTCAAGTTTTCTTTCGTACATATACACCCGTGCACTTCAG AAGTGGAGATTGGAGAAGCGGTGGAAGTTGTCATTTGGAAACACTGCCAGAGCTTAACATGTCATTAGTGCCTAATGATAACTGGTCACAATTCAAAATAGGCAATTCATTGCTATCATCACACAAAAACAGCACTGAACTTGTCAAgttaaaaatattgaatataacAGAGATGACAGCTCAGAGAAAAGATGGACACTCATCAATTTACTATCTTGGTCCGAATGGCGGCACGGCGGCACTCCATCGGCAAGATTGCAGCCACTAG
- the LOC140184512 gene encoding uncharacterized protein: protein MRFTGFGSVRGTLTPASKRSPTPFLPKPNTETESDRERERKSGCDPSSHRSVARDAAGGSSPSLSSSSTRAAALRGPAIVTSVESASLSPRLLPPPLDPSRAPLSEEPPSSLLFVSLRAVTVAGASRLRRRSSLPSPLSPLCGGRREEREPGAIAPPPPICHHAAALPFVVVPPPAGLVVAGVTTAACHAASHR from the exons ATGCGGTTCACGGGGTTTGGCAGCGTTAGAG GAACCCTAACCCCAGCTTCTAAACGCAGCCCCACCCCCTTTCTTCCCAAACCTAATACTGAAACGGAATCAgacagggagagagagaggaaatcaGGGTGTGATCCAAGCAGCCACCGTTCAGTCGCCAGAGACGCCGCTGGGGGTTCTTCGCCGTCACTATCGTCCTCATCCACACGAGCTGCAGCGCTGCGCGGCCCAGCCATCGTGACCTCCGTGGAGTCCGCGTCGCTGTCGCCTCGGCTGCTTCCACCGCCGCTGGATCCGTCGCGCGCGCCGTTGTCTGAGGAGCCACCGTCGTCCTTGCTCTTTGTCTCCCTTAGAGCCGTCACCGTCGCTGGAGCCAGCCGCCTTCGTCGCCGTTCATCTTTGCCGTCGCCCTTATCGCCGCTCTGTGGAGGCCGCAGAGAAGAACGTGAACCAGGAGCCATAGCGCCGCCGCCGCCGATCTGTCACCATGCTGCCGCGCTGCCGTTCGTTGTTGTTCCGCCACCGGCAGGCCTTGTCGTCGCCGGAGTTACCACCGCCGCGTGCCACGCCGCTTCTCACCGCTGA